In Paenibacillus sp. FSL M7-0420, a single genomic region encodes these proteins:
- a CDS encoding carbohydrate ABC transporter permease translates to MVGKSKGLKISLMVLVYALLILTVLAMLVPYIWMLSSSLKLNKDVFSFPMQWIPANPRWENFQDIWTRIPLGRFIYNTAKLSIIVTILQLLTSSFAAYAFSKLHFRGKNVIFLGYIATIAIPWQAYMVPQFILMRYMGLNNTHLAIILLQAFSAFGVFMMRQFYQGVPDELCEAARIDGLSEYGIWARIMLPLSKPALSTLTIFTFVATWNDFLGPMIYLTDTKLKTIQIGLRMFISQYSAEYGLIMAASVVSIIPVVIVFLALQKYFVQGVAASGIKG, encoded by the coding sequence ATGGTTGGTAAAAGTAAAGGACTAAAAATCAGCTTAATGGTGCTTGTATATGCCCTGTTAATTCTGACCGTGCTGGCAATGCTGGTGCCGTATATCTGGATGCTGTCGTCATCGCTCAAGCTGAACAAAGATGTCTTCTCCTTCCCGATGCAGTGGATTCCGGCGAATCCGCGCTGGGAGAATTTCCAGGATATCTGGACCCGGATTCCACTCGGACGCTTCATCTACAATACAGCGAAATTATCCATTATTGTTACGATCCTGCAGCTGCTGACTTCCAGCTTCGCGGCGTATGCGTTCTCGAAGCTGCATTTCAGAGGTAAAAATGTGATCTTCCTGGGGTACATCGCCACAATCGCGATCCCTTGGCAGGCCTATATGGTGCCGCAGTTCATTCTGATGCGTTACATGGGACTGAACAATACCCACCTGGCAATCATTTTGCTGCAAGCCTTCTCGGCCTTCGGCGTGTTCATGATGCGCCAGTTCTATCAGGGCGTACCGGATGAATTATGTGAAGCAGCCCGGATTGACGGACTCAGCGAATACGGAATTTGGGCAAGAATCATGCTTCCGCTGTCCAAGCCCGCGCTTTCTACGCTGACCATCTTCACCTTCGTCGCCACCTGGAATGACTTCCTCGGGCCAATGATCTATCTGACCGATACGAAGCTCAAGACCATCCAGATCGGTCTGCGCATGTTCATCTCCCAGTATTCTGCGGAGTACGGACTGATCATGGCGGCGAGTGTGGTGTCGATCATTCCGGTAGTGATTGTGTTCCTGGCGCTTCAGAAGTACTTTGTTCAGGGCGTTGCGGCTTCGGGGATTAAAGGGTAG
- a CDS encoding carbohydrate ABC transporter permease, protein MQNETILRTNKSPKSRLSRGLRDNLVAYSFIAPNFIGFALFTLVPMIFAFILAFVKWDGANPMKFIGLDNFSRLISDTTFHKALWNTIVYTVGVVPLTMIVALALAILLNQKIMGRNFMRTVFFFPYVASLVAVAAVWNFIFSPTMGPVNNILHLITGIPLEELPRWAADKQWAMFTVVLFTVWKNMGYYMVIYLAGLQGINPELYEAAELDGAGPWRRFRNVTVPQLAPTTFFVLMILVINSFKVYDIFINLFAGADNQLNNATRVMVYQIYNTAFRSLDYGYASAMAIVLFLLVLGITIVQFRGEKKYGQ, encoded by the coding sequence ATGCAGAACGAAACCATATTGCGTACAAATAAGAGCCCAAAAAGCCGGTTGTCGCGCGGACTCCGGGATAACCTGGTCGCGTACAGCTTTATTGCGCCAAACTTTATCGGATTTGCCCTGTTCACCCTGGTACCGATGATTTTTGCCTTTATTCTGGCCTTTGTGAAATGGGACGGGGCCAATCCGATGAAGTTCATCGGGCTGGACAACTTCTCGCGGCTGATCTCGGATACCACCTTCCACAAAGCCTTGTGGAACACGATTGTCTACACCGTCGGAGTCGTGCCGCTGACCATGATCGTAGCGCTGGCATTGGCGATTCTGCTCAATCAGAAGATTATGGGCCGTAATTTCATGAGAACGGTCTTCTTTTTCCCCTATGTGGCTTCGCTGGTAGCGGTTGCGGCGGTATGGAACTTCATCTTCAGCCCGACCATGGGTCCGGTGAACAACATCCTGCACTTGATTACCGGCATTCCGCTGGAGGAGCTGCCCCGCTGGGCGGCGGATAAGCAGTGGGCGATGTTTACGGTAGTGCTTTTCACAGTATGGAAAAATATGGGCTATTACATGGTCATCTACCTGGCCGGTCTCCAGGGGATCAACCCGGAGCTGTATGAGGCTGCTGAGCTCGATGGCGCAGGCCCGTGGAGAAGATTCCGCAACGTGACTGTGCCGCAGCTGGCACCAACCACCTTCTTTGTCCTGATGATTCTGGTCATCAACTCGTTCAAGGTCTACGATATCTTCATCAACCTGTTCGCGGGCGCGGATAACCAGCTCAACAATGCTACACGGGTCATGGTCTATCAGATCTACAACACGGCGTTCCGCTCGCTGGATTACGGATATGCCAGTGCCATGGCGATTGTGCTCTTCTTGCTGGTACTCGGCATTACCATCGTCCAGTTCCGCGGCGAGAAGAAATACGGACAATAG
- a CDS encoding ABC transporter substrate-binding protein, producing MNLKRFYGMTLATALSVSMLAGCSGNNNTKDAAATAAPASGNAATASSEPSQEPVTLKWALWDWEATAYYKPLIDAYKAAHPNVTIEYVDLGSTDYMTMLSTQLSGGADLDVLTIKDIPGYSNLVKQNHLEPLKTYMGDKSIDPSVYGGTVEQIEVNGEVYALPFRSDFWLIYYNKALFDKAGVDYPTNDMTFDQYDELARKMTSGSGSEKVYGAHYHTWRSAVQLFGILDGKNTVVGGNYDFLKPTYERILKEQEDGIVMDYATLKTSSTHYSGVFYNNSVAMMNMGSWFIATQIEKVKSGESQSAEWGIVKYPHPDGVEAGTTLGTITSLAVNQKSKHKEAALDFMNFVTGAEGAKVIASTGTIPAIKNDEVINSITSIDGFPADENSKAALNTVQTYLEMPIHEKSADIEVILNEAHDNIMTKNATIDEGLKDMNDRVGQLLNN from the coding sequence ATGAACTTGAAAAGATTCTACGGCATGACCCTTGCCACCGCGCTCTCCGTGAGCATGCTGGCCGGATGCTCCGGCAATAACAATACGAAAGACGCTGCTGCCACTGCCGCACCTGCTTCGGGCAACGCTGCAACCGCTTCCTCCGAACCAAGCCAGGAGCCGGTAACACTGAAATGGGCGCTGTGGGACTGGGAAGCTACTGCATACTACAAGCCGCTGATCGATGCTTACAAGGCTGCACATCCGAACGTAACCATTGAATATGTCGATCTTGGCTCCACCGACTATATGACCATGCTCAGTACCCAGCTCTCGGGCGGGGCGGATCTGGACGTCCTGACGATTAAGGATATTCCGGGTTACTCGAACCTTGTGAAGCAGAATCACCTGGAGCCGCTGAAGACCTACATGGGTGACAAGTCCATCGATCCTTCGGTATACGGCGGTACGGTTGAGCAGATTGAAGTGAACGGCGAGGTGTATGCGCTTCCGTTCCGCAGTGACTTCTGGCTGATCTACTACAACAAAGCCTTGTTCGACAAAGCAGGCGTAGATTATCCGACTAATGATATGACCTTTGACCAATACGACGAGCTGGCCCGCAAGATGACCTCCGGCAGCGGCTCGGAAAAAGTATACGGTGCCCACTACCACACCTGGCGCAGTGCAGTTCAACTGTTCGGTATTCTGGACGGCAAGAACACCGTGGTCGGCGGCAACTATGACTTCCTGAAGCCTACCTATGAACGGATTCTGAAAGAGCAGGAAGACGGTATTGTTATGGATTACGCGACCCTGAAGACCTCCAGCACGCATTACTCCGGCGTATTCTACAACAACTCCGTAGCGATGATGAACATGGGCAGCTGGTTCATTGCCACCCAGATTGAGAAGGTGAAGAGCGGCGAATCCCAATCTGCGGAATGGGGCATCGTGAAATACCCTCATCCTGACGGCGTTGAAGCCGGAACTACGCTGGGAACGATTACTTCCCTGGCTGTTAACCAGAAGTCGAAGCATAAGGAAGCTGCCCTTGATTTCATGAACTTCGTAACGGGTGCGGAAGGCGCCAAGGTTATTGCTTCCACCGGTACGATTCCTGCGATCAAGAATGATGAAGTGATCAATTCCATCACCTCCATCGACGGCTTCCCGGCGGATGAGAACAGCAAGGCTGCACTGAATACCGTTCAGACTTACCTGGAAATGCCGATTCATGAGAAGAGTGCGGACATTGAGGTTATTCTGAATGAAGCGCATGACAACATCATGACCAAGAACGCTACGATTGACGAGGGCTTGAAGGATATGAATGACCGTGTAGGCCAGCTTTTGAACAATTAA
- a CDS encoding sensor histidine kinase has product MFTTVRKSTIKSRIILLMTAFALLIASLLSWFSYELITYYQRKTTIQATEFNLQLVSHIIEQDLINLTTLAMTSSTNSSTNTLLTEYFGSAEASPKQALNVFNAMQDDVRINRSYSYVRRLIATDNSGKFLQVENFGTSIPLTIHNIGQVTGLANDAEEQWNRVIKDPLSNSYGIPFVFPIYGRGATRVGTVYLLANTSVITDKLKGYALPEHSRLLLTLGDHHYQLNGDQVRAIEEPYEPVAYTSDKPVGPDTELSMVKMQDDGESHIVVSYPVRSGVMLSQTLSSDQFAPRSNIWILVLLGVCLLVLVLSAIITLYLTRTISLPVEKLKKRMDKIAQGNFLLDRNIEWNSELGDVGRGINRLSQDIVALMDSRLADEKQKQELEYRMLQNQINPHFLYNTLNSIKWMATIQNATGITEMTTSLSRLLRSIAKDNRRLMPLKDELSLLDDYFLIQKYRYGSTVTMVTEIEEEALLGGLIPRFTLQPLVENAIFHGIEPKGRGDIVVRVTKSGFTDLLITIEDNGVGMTAEQIATILTVPGDEAKGMLENIGLRSVNERLQLAFGREYGLSIESEPGRYTLMKLLLPFRQRE; this is encoded by the coding sequence GTGTTCACCACGGTACGTAAATCTACTATTAAAAGCCGCATTATTCTGCTCATGACCGCCTTTGCGCTGCTGATTGCCTCGCTGCTGTCTTGGTTCAGCTACGAACTGATTACGTATTACCAGCGCAAAACGACGATCCAGGCGACGGAATTCAACCTCCAGCTCGTCTCCCATATTATCGAACAGGATCTGATTAATCTAACTACGCTGGCGATGACCAGCAGTACCAACTCGTCCACGAACACCCTGCTTACCGAATATTTCGGTTCGGCGGAGGCCAGCCCCAAGCAGGCGCTGAATGTCTTCAATGCGATGCAGGACGATGTGCGGATCAACCGCTCCTATAGCTATGTACGCCGCCTGATTGCCACAGATAACAGCGGAAAGTTCCTGCAGGTGGAGAATTTCGGCACCTCCATTCCGCTTACGATCCATAATATTGGTCAAGTGACCGGTCTGGCGAATGATGCCGAAGAGCAATGGAACCGGGTCATTAAGGACCCGCTCTCCAATTCCTACGGTATTCCCTTCGTGTTCCCGATCTATGGCCGGGGGGCTACCCGGGTGGGCACCGTCTACCTGCTCGCGAATACCTCCGTCATTACGGACAAGCTGAAGGGCTATGCCCTGCCGGAGCACTCCCGGCTGCTGCTTACGCTCGGCGATCATCATTATCAGCTTAACGGAGATCAGGTCAGAGCCATTGAAGAGCCGTACGAGCCGGTAGCCTATACCAGTGACAAGCCTGTCGGCCCCGATACCGAGCTGTCCATGGTGAAAATGCAGGATGATGGGGAAAGCCATATCGTGGTATCGTATCCGGTACGCAGCGGTGTCATGCTCTCGCAGACCTTATCCAGCGACCAGTTCGCGCCCCGGAGCAATATATGGATTCTCGTCCTGCTCGGCGTCTGTCTGCTCGTGCTTGTCTTAAGCGCGATCATTACGCTGTATTTGACCCGCACGATCAGCCTGCCGGTCGAGAAGCTGAAGAAGCGCATGGATAAGATCGCCCAGGGCAACTTCCTGCTCGACCGTAATATTGAATGGAACAGCGAGCTGGGCGATGTCGGCCGGGGCATTAACCGCCTGTCCCAGGATATCGTAGCCCTCATGGACAGCCGGCTCGCGGACGAGAAGCAGAAGCAGGAGCTGGAATACCGGATGCTCCAGAATCAGATTAATCCGCACTTCCTCTACAATACCCTGAATTCTATCAAATGGATGGCTACGATCCAGAACGCCACCGGCATTACGGAGATGACGACCTCCCTGTCCCGGCTGCTCCGCAGCATTGCCAAGGACAACCGGCGGCTGATGCCGCTGAAGGATGAGCTGAGCCTGCTGGATGATTATTTCCTGATTCAGAAATACCGCTATGGCAGCACGGTTACCATGGTCACAGAGATTGAAGAGGAAGCGCTGCTTGGCGGGCTTATCCCGCGCTTCACACTCCAGCCCCTGGTGGAGAATGCGATTTTCCACGGCATCGAGCCCAAGGGCCGGGGCGACATTGTTGTCCGGGTCACGAAGAGCGGATTCACGGATCTGCTCATCACGATCGAGGACAACGGGGTCGGGATGACGGCGGAGCAGATTGCCACCATTCTAACCGTTCCCGGGGACGAGGCCAAGGGCATGCTGGAGAATATCGGGCTGCGCAGTGTGAACGAACGGCTGCAGCTCGCTTTTGGCAGAGAGTACGGCTTGTCCATTGAGAGCGAGCCCGGCCGCTATACCTTAATGAAGCTGCTGCTCCCCTTCCGGCAGAGAGAATAG
- a CDS encoding response regulator transcription factor, translated as MIKLLIADDEALVCIGLQSMLKWEQYNIEIVGIAHNGAQEEEMIDTLRPDIVISDIKMPIKSGLEVAGSVRRKYGRLPLFIMLTSYEEFQYARGAIEVQATDYLVKLELTPEALAESIRRAISTLEAYQTMESYPKLVHRGNLQAQRDKFFIRLFNNLFENKNQYLLQKEDLEVDLSAPAYLVCTCRILGPDTIPPRGDKLVALCSSTVQMAKDTLASRSACYVTSLDLRNFALTLPVPGPDPQLWMPDIQILLADMASVLHNYFNVTIIGAIGFAAEDPYLLQGSYLAARKALPAAVKERSFVFFTEGEAPLQEQLLFDFSESRLEIRRAFEEMDTRALHSIISRMIETFDGRDDLLVPATDAACNILYMATSLLADGENMVEQIFEQEPEGYRAIYQMHTIEEITGWLVQFRDGCVRMLATRRQSYKEQVVKNVQEYIKRNLGTKLSLHQVADVFNFSPNYLSHLFSKVAGVNYVEYITETKITAAKEMMVRGEGRIYEISQKLGYESAFYFSKVFKKVTGLSPRDYMQQIEGNAGAE; from the coding sequence TTGATCAAATTATTAATCGCAGATGATGAAGCCCTGGTCTGCATCGGACTTCAGTCCATGCTGAAATGGGAGCAATATAACATTGAGATTGTGGGCATCGCCCATAACGGCGCACAGGAGGAGGAGATGATTGACACCCTCCGCCCGGACATTGTAATTAGTGATATCAAAATGCCGATCAAAAGCGGCCTGGAGGTCGCCGGCTCGGTCCGCCGCAAGTACGGGCGGCTTCCGCTGTTCATCATGCTGACCAGCTATGAGGAATTCCAGTATGCGCGCGGAGCGATCGAGGTCCAGGCTACCGACTACCTGGTGAAGCTGGAGCTGACCCCGGAGGCGCTGGCGGAATCGATCCGCAGAGCGATTTCCACACTCGAAGCCTATCAGACGATGGAGAGCTATCCGAAGCTGGTCCACCGTGGCAATCTCCAGGCCCAGCGGGATAAATTCTTCATCCGGCTGTTCAACAATCTGTTCGAGAACAAGAACCAGTATCTGCTGCAAAAGGAGGACCTGGAGGTGGACCTCTCCGCGCCGGCTTATCTGGTATGTACCTGCCGCATTCTCGGACCGGACACCATCCCGCCGCGCGGGGATAAGCTGGTGGCCTTATGCTCAAGCACCGTGCAGATGGCAAAGGATACGTTGGCCTCCAGAAGCGCCTGCTACGTCACCAGCCTGGATCTGCGCAACTTCGCGCTGACCCTGCCTGTACCGGGTCCCGACCCGCAGCTCTGGATGCCAGACATCCAGATTTTGCTGGCAGATATGGCTTCCGTGCTGCATAATTACTTCAATGTGACCATTATCGGGGCGATTGGCTTCGCAGCGGAAGATCCTTATCTGCTGCAGGGGAGCTATCTCGCTGCCCGGAAGGCGCTGCCCGCCGCTGTGAAGGAGCGCTCCTTCGTCTTCTTCACGGAGGGCGAAGCCCCGCTGCAGGAGCAGCTGCTGTTTGATTTCTCGGAGTCGCGGCTTGAGATCCGCAGAGCTTTTGAAGAGATGGATACCCGCGCCTTGCACAGCATTATCTCCCGGATGATCGAGACCTTCGACGGACGGGATGACCTGCTCGTTCCCGCCACCGATGCCGCCTGCAACATTCTGTACATGGCGACCTCCCTGCTCGCCGACGGGGAGAACATGGTGGAGCAGATCTTCGAGCAGGAGCCGGAGGGCTACCGGGCGATCTACCAGATGCATACCATTGAAGAGATTACCGGCTGGCTCGTCCAGTTCCGGGACGGCTGTGTCCGGATGCTCGCCACCCGCAGACAGAGCTATAAGGAGCAGGTGGTGAAGAATGTACAGGAGTATATCAAAAGAAATCTCGGCACCAAGCTCTCGCTCCATCAGGTGGCGGATGTGTTCAACTTCAGCCCCAACTATCTGAGCCACCTGTTCTCCAAGGTCGCCGGGGTGAACTATGTTGAGTATATCACAGAGACTAAAATCACCGCCGCCAAGGAAATGATGGTCCGCGGCGAAGGCCGGATCTACGAAATCTCCCAGAAGCTCGGCTATGAGAGCGCCTTCTATTTCAGCAAGGTGTTCAAGAAGGTCACCGGGCTCTCTCCCCGGGATTATATGCAGCAGATTGAAGGGAATGCGGGAGCGGAGTAG
- a CDS encoding phosphotransferase-like protein: protein MNKGQIVFLNGVTSSGKTSIVDAIQSRSPEFFYVVANDLFEETIGERFLREDYWKYLSEAIIMMYHTAKLFSDHGKHVLIDGIIVERPGLTPHYEKVKDIFAGYPLSIVEVFCPLDICRQRNLAREHRSEDQSEEQHRLMARDIKYSFKVNTHENTSEACADLIVGHLFGKRTGE, encoded by the coding sequence ATGAACAAAGGACAAATCGTATTTCTAAACGGAGTGACCAGCTCCGGCAAAACCTCAATAGTCGATGCGATACAGTCGAGATCGCCGGAGTTTTTTTATGTGGTAGCCAATGATCTGTTCGAAGAAACGATCGGGGAACGTTTCCTGCGTGAAGATTACTGGAAGTATCTTAGCGAAGCAATTATCATGATGTACCATACCGCCAAGTTATTCTCGGATCATGGCAAGCATGTGCTGATTGACGGCATTATCGTGGAACGTCCGGGCCTCACGCCTCATTATGAGAAGGTGAAGGATATCTTCGCCGGATACCCGCTATCCATTGTGGAAGTATTCTGCCCCCTGGACATTTGCCGCCAGCGCAATCTGGCCCGGGAGCACCGGAGCGAAGACCAGTCCGAAGAGCAGCACAGGCTGATGGCCCGTGACATCAAGTATAGCTTCAAGGTGAACACGCATGAGAACACCTCTGAAGCGTGTGCGGATCTGATTGTGGGACATTTGTTCGGTAAGCGTACCGGAGAATGA
- a CDS encoding LacI family DNA-binding transcriptional regulator, whose protein sequence is MATIKDIAREAGVSAATVSRVLNNDLSLAVSEETRSRVFAVAGQLGYKPSRVRQLKRENELGSKTVSLLLWCSPEEERDDPYYGSIRRGVELRCEELGIRLGQTLRGHSTPVPLRPAGDGLIVVGGSFQPGELAKLHPDRGTTVLVDHYSERTEYDSVRTHFRQAVDQALGHLLELGHREIAFMGGGSGEERRRHHYTRIMQSQGCYDPALIRTGSWTSADGYRMMSELLAGVRRPTACFAASDPLAVGALRALHDHGIQVPAGMAVVGFDDIEMAAYVQPPLTTVRAYPEQMGKAAVQLLAERFEGREAPSHSMIGTKLIVRETSGGTRD, encoded by the coding sequence TTGGCAACGATTAAAGACATCGCCCGGGAGGCCGGCGTATCAGCCGCAACCGTATCCAGAGTGCTAAATAACGACCTGTCCCTGGCTGTCAGTGAGGAGACACGCAGCCGCGTATTCGCTGTGGCCGGGCAGCTGGGCTACAAGCCCTCACGGGTGCGGCAGCTGAAGCGGGAGAATGAGCTGGGCAGCAAGACCGTCTCGCTTCTGCTCTGGTGTTCCCCCGAAGAGGAACGGGACGACCCTTATTACGGCTCCATCCGGCGCGGCGTGGAGCTGCGCTGTGAAGAGCTGGGCATCCGGCTGGGCCAGACGCTGCGCGGACACAGCACGCCAGTCCCGCTCCGGCCTGCGGGTGACGGGCTTATCGTAGTCGGCGGAAGCTTCCAGCCGGGAGAGCTTGCGAAGCTGCACCCGGACCGGGGCACCACGGTGCTTGTCGACCATTACTCGGAGCGCACGGAATATGACTCCGTGCGGACACATTTCCGGCAGGCTGTCGATCAGGCGCTGGGCCATCTGCTGGAGCTCGGCCACCGCGAGATCGCCTTCATGGGAGGCGGCAGCGGGGAGGAGCGCCGCAGGCATCATTACACCCGGATTATGCAGAGCCAGGGCTGCTATGATCCGGCGCTGATTCGCACGGGAAGCTGGACCAGCGCTGACGGCTACCGGATGATGAGCGAGCTGCTGGCAGGCGTAAGGCGGCCTACGGCCTGCTTCGCCGCCAGTGATCCGCTGGCGGTCGGCGCTCTGCGCGCCCTGCACGATCACGGGATACAGGTGCCTGCCGGGATGGCTGTCGTCGGCTTCGATGATATCGAGATGGCGGCCTATGTTCAGCCTCCGCTGACAACGGTCCGCGCCTATCCCGAGCAGATGGGCAAAGCTGCGGTTCAGCTGCTCGCCGAGCGGTTCGAAGGACGCGAAGCCCCTTCGCATTCGATGATCGGCACGAAGCTGATTGTCCGCGAGACCAGCGGCGGGACCAGAGATTAG
- a CDS encoding alpha-galactosidase — translation MNIFADESLGLFHLQSKDTSYIIQLVEGYPAHVYWGARLRHDKSLAGILELRERASFSPTPLPQKPSLSLDALPQEYPQYGTSDFRRPAYQVQLADGTRISELQYAGYVITPGKPALDGLPAVYAESEAEALTLELTLKDDYAGLTVRLLYTVFADHQAITRSVRFEHNGEAPLRLEQALSASVDFADSAYDTLHLSGAWARERHVQRRPLNPGAALSLESRRGSSSHQVNPFLALLRPGADEDQGDVYGFSLVYSGSFSATAEVEQFGQTRVSIGINPFDFSWLLEPGQSFQTPEAVLVYSSEGIGGMSRTYHRLYRTRLCRGVHRDQARPILVNNWEATYFDFNADKIATIAKAAGPLGIELFVLDDGWFGRRDKDNSSLGDWFEDRRKLPEGLADLAGRVNKEGVQFGLWVEPEMVSPDSELYRKHPDWCLHAEGRRRTEGRNQLILDLSRPEVCDYLYETLSAVFSSAPIRYIKWDMNRNMTEIASAKAAPERQKETAHRYMLGLYNLLERLTSRFPDILFESCSGGGGRFDPGMLFYMPQTWTSDNTDAVERLAIQYGTSIVYPASSMGAHVSDVPNHQVDRITSLAMRGDVAMSGNFGYELDLTKFTEAEKDLAARQIAQYKEIRTLVQQGDMYRLLSPFEGSGETAWMFVSEDKTEAFVAYFRVLARPNPPISRLTLKGLNPELDYVLETGAKGSNEHLHGGAEASSATEGDSSAPFRTAFGGTPLGGDRLMRMGLVVSDLRGDYASCTYRLRAVQR, via the coding sequence ATGAACATTTTTGCAGACGAATCACTAGGCTTGTTCCATCTTCAGTCCAAAGACACCAGCTATATCATCCAACTGGTAGAGGGTTACCCTGCCCATGTCTACTGGGGCGCACGGCTCCGTCATGATAAAAGTCTGGCGGGGATACTTGAGCTGCGCGAACGCGCCTCTTTCTCGCCCACCCCGCTGCCGCAGAAGCCCTCCCTCTCGCTGGACGCCCTGCCCCAGGAGTATCCGCAGTATGGTACGAGTGATTTCCGGCGGCCCGCTTATCAGGTTCAGCTTGCCGATGGCACGCGGATCTCAGAGCTGCAATATGCAGGCTATGTAATCACACCGGGCAAACCGGCACTGGATGGACTGCCTGCGGTCTATGCAGAGAGTGAGGCAGAAGCGCTCACGCTTGAACTTACCCTGAAGGATGACTACGCCGGTCTGACGGTCAGACTGCTATATACGGTGTTCGCTGACCATCAGGCGATCACGCGCTCTGTCCGCTTCGAGCATAACGGTGAAGCCCCGCTCCGGCTGGAGCAAGCGCTTAGCGCATCGGTGGATTTTGCCGATTCTGCGTATGACACCCTGCATCTGAGCGGCGCATGGGCCAGAGAGCGCCATGTTCAGCGCCGCCCGCTTAACCCCGGAGCCGCGCTGTCCCTGGAGAGCCGCCGCGGTTCAAGCAGCCACCAGGTCAATCCCTTCCTCGCGCTTCTGCGCCCGGGTGCAGATGAAGATCAGGGTGACGTCTATGGCTTCAGCCTTGTCTACAGCGGCAGCTTCAGCGCTACTGCCGAGGTGGAGCAGTTCGGGCAGACCCGTGTAAGCATCGGGATTAATCCGTTCGACTTCTCCTGGCTGCTGGAGCCGGGCCAATCCTTCCAGACCCCCGAGGCCGTGCTCGTCTATTCCAGCGAAGGCATCGGCGGCATGTCGCGCACCTATCACCGTCTGTACCGGACCCGACTCTGCCGCGGTGTTCACCGTGATCAGGCCCGGCCGATTCTGGTCAACAACTGGGAGGCGACTTACTTCGACTTCAATGCGGACAAAATCGCAACCATCGCCAAAGCAGCAGGCCCGCTCGGCATTGAGCTATTCGTCCTGGACGACGGCTGGTTCGGCAGACGCGACAAGGATAACAGCTCACTAGGCGACTGGTTCGAGGACCGCCGCAAACTGCCTGAAGGTCTCGCTGATCTGGCAGGCCGGGTCAACAAGGAGGGCGTACAGTTCGGTCTATGGGTGGAGCCGGAGATGGTCTCGCCGGACAGTGAGCTGTACCGCAAGCACCCAGACTGGTGCCTGCATGCCGAAGGACGCCGCCGCACGGAAGGCCGCAACCAGCTGATCCTGGACCTCTCCCGCCCGGAGGTATGCGACTATCTGTATGAGACGTTAAGCGCGGTCTTTTCCAGTGCCCCGATCCGCTATATCAAGTGGGACATGAACCGCAATATGACCGAGATTGCATCGGCGAAGGCTGCCCCAGAGCGGCAAAAAGAAACCGCCCACCGCTATATGCTCGGCCTGTATAATCTGCTGGAACGCCTGACCTCGCGCTTCCCGGATATTCTGTTCGAGAGCTGCTCCGGCGGCGGCGGCCGGTTCGATCCGGGCATGCTGTTCTATATGCCGCAGACCTGGACCAGCGACAACACCGATGCGGTGGAACGCCTGGCGATTCAGTACGGCACAAGCATCGTCTACCCGGCCAGCAGCATGGGCGCACATGTATCTGACGTTCCGAACCATCAGGTAGACCGCATTACCTCCCTCGCTATGCGCGGCGATGTAGCGATGAGCGGTAACTTCGGCTATGAGCTGGACCTCACAAAGTTCACTGAAGCGGAGAAGGACCTGGCCGCCCGGCAGATTGCCCAGTACAAGGAGATCCGCACGCTGGTGCAGCAAGGGGACATGTACCGTCTGCTGAGTCCGTTCGAGGGCAGCGGTGAGACCGCCTGGATGTTCGTCAGCGAGGACAAGACCGAAGCCTTCGTCGCTTACTTCCGCGTACTCGCGAGACCTAATCCGCCAATCTCGCGCCTTACGCTCAAGGGACTGAACCCGGAGCTGGATTACGTGCTTGAGACGGGGGCAAAAGGCAGCAACGAGCATCTTCACGGCGGCGCAGAAGCTTCTTCGGCAACAGAAGGCGACAGCTCCGCTCCGTTCCGGACCGCCTTCGGCGGGACACCGCTCGGTGGAGACCGCCTGATGCGCATGGGTCTCGTAGTCTCCGACCTGCGCGGAGATTATGCAAGCTGCACCTACCGCCTGAGAGCGGTGCAGCGCTGA